In a genomic window of Topomyia yanbarensis strain Yona2022 unplaced genomic scaffold, ASM3024719v1 HiC_scaffold_103, whole genome shotgun sequence:
- the LOC131694592 gene encoding uncharacterized protein LOC131694592, whose protein sequence is MWFLALLVMFHLINLGCTESKYNVTYGDLDKCKQYNAVNGYNYHAFYQLDELENHSIDNETIVNLRLFVVAAKDAHVLLSDIGSTSNDAQVYEIVIGGGANTFSEIRKQRKKNPLKTKTTPGVLSPIDPLPLRIRITRDGLIEVGIEGQDLPLLSATDKNIITVRYLSFSSWGSTQAKWFYDCPSDTQETETQLEEFDPVKNMTSMAKLLYELQMNVSFDPPKWYTPIELKKLVFTRIAYHSWKNSLETRAITRLSWRDNRTTWVPAEHGNITKVIGFQYLLWTPTLVAKDEAESVTLELLGIDHMTFSYDGSFEFVSREITTETFCSLRESPDWPHETNECDLVLSTDVPLSPLKVTSEAVSFHPNMIQSDWNVVKITKHENVNNHELFALHDGSPRQETIVRLHLKRNNEFYVTVLFAPYFMSNVMILLSFWLDGMLRIWTNGLGIIILIVSFLQMSGYAPQTSDPTIFKFFRYTLLCSWFCVLLFVLDKWLRTYGPKMAPDSWLARFLSYPHLRFFLRLDGGSSYDNLHGKNMEWRDFAKVLDRIVFVIMGGIFAAACFKKI, encoded by the exons ATGTGGTTTTTAGCCCTATTAGTAATGTTTCACCTCATCAATCTTGGTTGTACCGAAAGCAAGTACAATGTGACTTATGGAG ATTTAGACAAGTGCAAACAGTACAACGCAGTTAATGGCTACAACTACCACGCCTTCTACCAACTGGATGAGCTGGAAAATCACAGCATCGATAACGAAACCATAGTCAACCTACGTTTATTCGTAGTGGCGGCCAAGGATGCCCACGTCCTTCTATCAGACATCGGTTCGACATCCAACGATGCACAAGTTTATGAAATAG TTATCGGTGGCGGCGCTAACACATTTAGCGAGATAAGAAAACAACGCAAGAAGAATCCACTCAAGACGAAAACGACACCCGGTGTTCTTTCACCGATCGATCCGCTGCCACTGCGGATCCGTATCACCAGGGATGGACTGATCGAGGTCGGAATTGAAGGACAGGATCTACCCCTGCTGTCAGCAACGGACAAGAACATAATAACGGTCCGCTATCTGAGCTTTAGCTCATGGGGATCAACACAGGCCAAGTGGTTCTACGACTGTCCAAGCGACACTCAAGAAACAG AAACACAACTGGAAGAATTTGACCCAGTGAAAAATATGACGAGCATGGCGAAGTTACTCTATGAACTGCAAATGAACGTGTCTTTCGATCCACCGAAGTGGTACACACCAATTGAACTTAAGAAGTTGGTGTTTACAAGAATTGCGTACCACTCGTGGAAAAATTCACTGGAAACTAGAGCTATCACTCGCCTGTCTTGGCGTGATAACCGGACTACTTGGGTACCCGCTGAGCACGGAAACATAACGAAAGTTATCGGATTTCAGTATCTACTGTGGACACCGACGCTAGTCGCTAAGGA CGAAGCAGAATCGGTAACCCTCGAGCTGTTAGGAATTGACCATATGACTTTTTCGTACGACGGTAGCTTCGAGTTCGTTTCGCGGGAAATCACAACGGAAACCTTCTGCTCGCTTCGAGAATCTCCCGATTGGCCCCATGAAACCAACGAGTGTGATCTAGTGCTCAGTACCGACGTTCCGCTATCGCCGTTGAAAGTGACGTCGGAAGCTGTG AGCTTCCACCCCAATATGATTCAGTCGGACTGGAATGTGGTAAAGATTACCAAACACGAGAACGTCAATAATCACGAGCTTTTTGCTTTACACGACGGAAGTCCGCGGCAGGAGACCATTGTGAGACTGCATCTTAAGCGAAATAACGAATTTTACGTTACCGTTCTTTTCGCACCATACTTCA TGTCAAATGTTATGATTCTGTTGTCATTCTGGCTGGACGGGATGTTAAGAATTTGGACCAACGGTCTCGGAATCATCATTCTTATTGTATCGTTTCTACAAATGTCCGGATATGCCCCACAAACCTCTGATCCTACCATTT TTAAGTTTTTCCGCTACACTCTCCTCTGTTCCTGGTTCTGTGTGCTTCTATTTGTACTGGACAAGTGGTTGCGCACTTATGGGCCGAAGATGGCACCGGACTCGTGGTTGGCCCGATTTCTCAGCTATCCACATTTGAGATTTTTCCTTCGGCTCGATGGTGGTTCG AGCTACGATAACCTTCATGGGAAGAATATGGAATGGCGTGACTTTGCAAAAGTGTTGGACCGAATTGTGTTTGTGATAATGGGTGGAATTTTTGCTGCGGCCTGCTTCAAAAAGATCTGA